One part of the Bacteroidia bacterium genome encodes these proteins:
- the mutY gene encoding A/G-specific adenine glycosylase: MKLGEKVIDWYKEQGRKMAWRDTFDPYKIWIAEIILQQTRIAQGEAYFYRFIERFPNAKALAEAEQDEVLKYWEGLGYYSRARNLHAAAHQLQENFGGTFPEDHETLLSLKGIGPYTARAIASFAFGERVAVLDGNVLRVLSRVLGDFSPIDQQKSRKNYQKIIDSWVKDLDSRSFNHGMMDIGSVICTPSKPGCLICPLQDHCKAYQEGITHLLPVKAGKLKRKIRHFNFLLIYNEAGEVLVRQRPENVFWGGLWEIPNEEIKAEDWIQKKREKDSYLGEMKHVFTHFDMLIHIFKVSPESREERAVGQFIPIEKIPIFAFSRAVLNIFDRYI, from the coding sequence TTGAAACTCGGAGAAAAAGTAATTGACTGGTATAAGGAGCAAGGTAGAAAAATGGCCTGGCGAGACACTTTTGATCCTTATAAAATCTGGATCGCAGAGATCATTTTGCAGCAAACCCGAATCGCCCAGGGGGAAGCGTATTTTTATCGTTTCATCGAGCGTTTTCCAAATGCGAAGGCATTGGCGGAGGCTGAGCAGGATGAAGTTCTCAAGTATTGGGAAGGACTAGGCTATTATAGCCGCGCGAGAAATCTCCACGCTGCCGCTCACCAATTACAGGAAAATTTTGGAGGAACTTTCCCCGAAGATCATGAGACGCTGCTTTCCTTAAAAGGCATTGGTCCTTATACTGCCCGGGCCATTGCATCTTTTGCTTTCGGAGAAAGAGTAGCCGTTCTGGATGGCAATGTTTTACGGGTATTGAGTAGAGTGCTGGGGGATTTTTCACCCATTGACCAACAAAAATCCCGAAAAAACTACCAAAAGATCATCGATAGCTGGGTAAAAGATCTGGATTCCCGCTCTTTCAATCATGGCATGATGGACATTGGTTCTGTCATTTGCACTCCCAGCAAACCCGGCTGCCTCATTTGCCCTTTACAGGATCACTGTAAAGCGTATCAAGAAGGCATCACACATTTACTTCCCGTTAAAGCAGGCAAACTCAAACGCAAAATCAGACACTTCAATTTTCTCCTTATATATAATGAAGCGGGGGAAGTCCTCGTTAGACAAAGGCCTGAGAATGTCTTTTGGGGCGGGCTGTGGGAAATCCCCAATGAGGAGATCAAAGCGGAAGACTGGATCCAAAAGAAAAGAGAGAAGGATAGCTATCTCGGAGAAATGAAACACGTTTTCACACATTTCGACATGCTGATTCACATCTTCAAAGTCTCCCCTGAAAGCAGGGAGGAAAGGGCTGTGGGTCAATTCATTCCTATAGAGAAAATTCCTATATTTGCTTTTTCACGCGCAGTTTTAAACATATTTGATCGTTATATCTGA
- a CDS encoding Rne/Rng family ribonuclease: MNELIVSKSDDGLRIGILQDKKIVELHHEKLDEGFAVGDLVLGKVRKIVPGLNAAFVDVGHPRDAFLHYFDLGPQVRSLLKFIKSARSSRNGKIDHLVNLKTLPDINKHGKMGEVLKPNQEVLVQVVKEPISTKGPRLSSELSLPGQYVVLVPFSKVISVSKKVRSAEERRRLKVLAESLCPQNFGVIVRTAADGKDAATLSKDISDILSKWWDMARSLGKGKAPMKVLSENNRTTSILRDMLSQGFDAIYTDDKQAYNDISSYLKEHQPDFLKVLKMHKRKIPLFQSLGIEKQIKASFGKIASMPNGAYLVIEHTEAMHVIDVNSGSKNLNNATLEETALKTNMEAANEIARQLRLRDMGGIIVVDFIDLKKSENRKILNDHLKKVMKADRAKHSILPISKFGLVQITRQRVRPQIDIQTSEVCPSCNGSGKIQASILIADDISNNIDFLIRQNKESKLTIKVNPYVAAYLKKGGLKSIIFSWFHTYWKWIKIKEDHSMPFTEVKYYNSQGEEIKL; the protein is encoded by the coding sequence GTGAATGAACTAATCGTCAGCAAGAGTGATGACGGCCTCAGAATTGGTATTTTACAGGACAAAAAAATTGTCGAACTTCATCACGAGAAGTTAGATGAAGGATTTGCTGTAGGAGACCTTGTACTGGGAAAAGTACGGAAAATTGTTCCAGGATTAAATGCCGCATTTGTAGATGTGGGCCATCCAAGGGATGCTTTTTTACACTATTTCGACCTGGGGCCTCAGGTCAGATCACTTTTAAAATTTATTAAATCGGCCCGTTCCAGCAGGAATGGGAAGATAGACCATTTGGTCAACCTCAAAACCCTGCCGGACATCAATAAACACGGCAAAATGGGTGAGGTACTTAAACCCAATCAGGAAGTTCTGGTGCAGGTAGTCAAAGAACCTATTTCTACCAAAGGTCCCAGACTTTCCAGTGAATTATCCCTGCCCGGCCAGTATGTGGTACTGGTACCTTTCTCCAAAGTCATCTCTGTCTCTAAAAAAGTAAGGAGTGCCGAAGAGCGCCGTAGACTCAAAGTCTTGGCTGAAAGCCTCTGTCCGCAAAACTTTGGAGTAATTGTACGGACCGCGGCTGATGGGAAAGATGCTGCTACCCTAAGCAAGGATATCTCTGATATTCTCAGCAAATGGTGGGACATGGCTCGTTCTCTGGGTAAAGGAAAAGCTCCTATGAAAGTGCTGAGCGAGAATAATCGCACAACCAGCATTTTGCGGGATATGTTGAGTCAGGGCTTTGATGCCATCTATACAGATGACAAGCAGGCCTATAATGACATATCCAGTTACCTGAAAGAACATCAGCCTGATTTTCTGAAAGTGCTCAAAATGCACAAACGGAAGATTCCGCTTTTTCAGTCTTTGGGAATTGAGAAGCAGATCAAAGCTTCCTTTGGGAAGATCGCTTCTATGCCCAATGGCGCTTATCTGGTCATTGAGCATACCGAGGCCATGCATGTCATTGATGTAAACAGTGGAAGCAAGAACCTCAACAATGCCACCCTGGAGGAAACAGCACTCAAAACCAATATGGAGGCAGCCAATGAGATTGCCCGTCAATTGAGGTTGAGAGATATGGGAGGGATTATTGTAGTTGATTTCATCGATTTGAAAAAGTCGGAAAATCGCAAAATCCTGAACGATCATCTGAAAAAGGTTATGAAAGCTGATAGGGCCAAGCATTCTATTTTGCCGATAAGCAAATTTGGATTGGTTCAAATCACTCGTCAGCGAGTCAGACCACAGATCGATATCCAGACCTCAGAAGTTTGTCCTAGTTGTAATGGCAGCGGTAAAATTCAGGCTTCTATCCTGATCGCAGACGATATTTCCAATAATATCGATTTCCTCATTCGTCAGAATAAAGAATCAAAGCTGACCATCAAGGTCAATCCTTATGTAGCTGCCTATTTGAAAAAAGGGGGCTTGAAAAGCATTATCTTTTCCTGGTTCCATACCTACTGGAAATGGATCAAAATCAAGGAAGATCATTCCATGCCTTTCACTGAGGTGAAGTATTATAACTCCCAGGGGGAGGAGATTAAGTTATAA
- a CDS encoding transglutaminase-like domain-containing protein — translation MKETEFKALISLLEDDDPTIGKHIEGKLLSLGEGIIPRLEAAWEEEADTDIQQRLEDIIYLIQSKGTIEELQAWMEEDDPSLLKAWFLISQYQYPELDYEEFRHHISRLSNRIWLRIRTQMNIPEKLVLVKNMLFKDEAYVPNRKRVYDIQNYLINGFFETKKGGPISLGILYLILCEELEIPINGIILPGYFVLRYKDEKNEFFVDVFNKGAFFKREDLKRFLKEVNADDSSKYYEPSTKKDIILNLIKTLTEISKRKKKSEQAEAWNSLLRNLQID, via the coding sequence ATGAAGGAAACGGAATTTAAGGCACTCATAAGCTTACTTGAAGACGACGATCCGACTATCGGAAAACATATAGAGGGGAAATTGTTGTCTTTGGGGGAAGGTATTATCCCTCGGCTAGAAGCAGCCTGGGAGGAAGAAGCAGACACAGATATCCAGCAAAGGCTGGAAGACATTATATACCTGATCCAGAGTAAAGGAACCATTGAAGAATTACAGGCATGGATGGAAGAAGATGATCCTTCCCTTTTGAAAGCCTGGTTCCTTATTTCCCAATACCAATATCCGGAACTCGACTATGAAGAGTTTCGTCATCATATCAGCAGACTCAGCAATCGGATTTGGTTGCGGATCAGGACGCAAATGAATATTCCTGAGAAACTTGTATTGGTGAAAAACATGCTTTTTAAAGATGAAGCCTATGTTCCCAATCGCAAGCGGGTCTATGATATCCAAAACTATCTCATCAATGGTTTCTTCGAAACCAAAAAAGGAGGTCCCATCTCTTTGGGAATCCTTTACCTGATCTTATGTGAAGAATTGGAGATTCCTATCAATGGAATCATCCTTCCCGGATACTTTGTACTAAGATATAAAGATGAGAAAAATGAATTCTTTGTAGATGTCTTTAATAAAGGGGCTTTCTTTAAAAGGGAAGACCTCAAGCGCTTTCTCAAGGAAGTAAATGCTGATGACTCCAGTAAATACTATGAGCCCAGCACCAAAAAGGACATCATCCTGAATTTAATCAAAACGCTAACAGAGATTTCAAAAAGGAAAAAGAAATCTGAACAGGCAGAAGCCTGGAACAGTCTCCTGAGAAATCTCCAGATTGATTAG
- a CDS encoding CRTAC1 family protein, with product MKNSLLIVSLLLFSSFVSAQIGFGDSTHLLPSAPNYSGVCIGIADMNADRKDDIIHLQNGTILYIEYQNKKNEEFISERIDTVSEESEWALCIADVDNNGFNDILVGGQYDGLKLYKGNVAKSFEKSLLPLDLLELFAQGTNFADINNDGWLDVFSCHDEADNQKFRNLGNGSFIHDNSLVNTVTAIPSDNSGNYSSIWTDYDNDGDLDMYLSKCRQGVTSDTDPRRVNMLLQNDGNNNFTEVAAAAGLAIGAQSWAADFADIDNDGDLDVFVINHFDDSQLLENNGDGTFTDISSSSGFFPTLRGVFGVQAIFRDFDNDGFVDLLFSGNQHHLFLNNGDKSFAHQDNPFTDTQIESFAIGDLNQDGFLDVYAGYAYFFTDPSQRPDKLFLNDGNNNHFLNVILEGDSSNRSAVGARLSLYGSWGVQVRELRSGEGYGIMNSLTQHFGLGQATSIDSLVVNWPSGIKDKVSFPAIDQSLRVLENSTKPISYDFFVVQESLGNANVLWQTFDEKDIDFFTVQRSRDKISWQSLIDIGAKGNANNRANYFFLDKASLSGTSYYRLKQTNENGNFYFSDTREITLDPRENAWILAPNPASTLTEAYSLNGELSDFRWELLSPDSRILDEGEIGEAVDRVEIELTGLSPGYYFVRIYALDESWTQTLILVKP from the coding sequence ATGAAGAACTCCCTGCTTATTGTTTCCTTGCTGCTATTTTCCTCTTTTGTTTCTGCTCAAATTGGCTTTGGGGATTCGACCCATCTTTTGCCTAGTGCTCCCAATTACAGTGGCGTTTGTATAGGTATAGCAGACATGAATGCAGATCGTAAAGACGATATCATTCACCTGCAAAACGGCACCATCCTCTACATAGAGTATCAGAACAAAAAAAATGAAGAATTTATCAGCGAACGCATTGATACAGTCAGTGAGGAAAGTGAGTGGGCCCTCTGTATTGCGGACGTAGATAACAATGGATTCAATGACATCCTGGTAGGTGGGCAGTATGATGGTTTGAAATTGTACAAAGGCAATGTGGCCAAATCATTCGAAAAGTCTCTGCTTCCCCTCGATTTACTGGAACTCTTCGCACAAGGAACAAATTTCGCAGACATAAATAATGACGGTTGGTTGGATGTCTTTTCTTGCCATGATGAGGCAGACAATCAAAAGTTTCGAAACCTCGGAAATGGCAGCTTTATACATGATAATAGCTTAGTCAATACAGTTACTGCCATCCCCAGTGATAATTCCGGTAATTATTCTTCGATCTGGACCGACTATGACAACGATGGTGATCTGGATATGTACCTCTCTAAATGTCGCCAGGGAGTAACTTCTGATACAGACCCTCGGAGGGTAAATATGCTCTTGCAAAATGATGGCAATAATAACTTTACGGAAGTAGCTGCTGCTGCTGGATTAGCAATAGGTGCCCAAAGTTGGGCTGCTGATTTCGCGGATATAGATAATGATGGCGACCTCGATGTTTTTGTCATCAATCATTTTGATGATAGCCAGCTCCTTGAAAACAATGGGGACGGAACCTTTACTGATATCAGTAGTTCTTCCGGTTTTTTCCCGACACTCAGAGGAGTATTTGGTGTGCAGGCTATTTTTCGAGACTTTGATAATGACGGTTTTGTTGATCTTCTATTCTCCGGGAATCAACATCATCTCTTCCTCAATAATGGAGACAAAAGCTTTGCTCATCAGGACAATCCTTTCACCGATACACAAATTGAATCTTTTGCTATTGGAGACCTGAATCAGGATGGTTTTCTGGATGTATATGCCGGCTATGCTTATTTCTTCACCGATCCCAGTCAAAGACCAGACAAGCTCTTTCTCAATGATGGCAACAACAATCACTTTCTCAATGTGATACTGGAAGGAGATAGCAGCAATAGAAGTGCAGTAGGCGCTCGGCTTTCTCTCTATGGCTCCTGGGGCGTACAAGTTCGCGAGTTGCGATCAGGGGAAGGCTATGGAATCATGAACAGCCTGACGCAGCATTTTGGTTTGGGACAAGCGACTAGTATCGATTCTCTGGTAGTAAACTGGCCTTCGGGGATAAAGGATAAAGTTAGCTTTCCAGCAATAGATCAAAGCTTAAGAGTGCTTGAAAACTCAACCAAGCCGATCAGTTACGACTTCTTTGTGGTACAAGAAAGTTTGGGGAATGCCAACGTTCTCTGGCAAACTTTCGATGAAAAGGATATCGATTTCTTTACAGTTCAAAGAAGCCGAGACAAAATCAGTTGGCAATCTCTCATAGATATCGGTGCCAAAGGAAATGCGAATAATCGAGCGAATTATTTCTTTCTGGATAAAGCCTCGCTTTCGGGCACTAGCTATTATCGCCTCAAACAAACCAATGAGAATGGCAATTTCTATTTCTCTGATACCCGTGAAATCACCCTGGATCCCAGAGAAAACGCCTGGATACTCGCACCTAATCCCGCTTCAACCCTTACAGAAGCCTATTCTCTCAATGGAGAATTATCAGATTTTCGATGGGAACTCTTGAGTCCGGATAGTAGGATTCTGGATGAAGGGGAAATTGGAGAAGCGGTAGATAGAGTAGAAATTGAACTAACAGGATTGAGTCCCGGTTATTATTTCGTGAGGATATATGCCCTGGATGAAAGTTGGACTCAGACTTTGATTCTTGTTAAGCCCTAA
- a CDS encoding DUF2959 family protein: MKNINISLIITAILLPSLLFVGCKGKSPEDLPKYKKRFRTQIASFENQKEKADERVEDGVSTLTGIQKALENAKNVDAEFAKVYGKWEKVDKEVEDLNKEYEKLKSDAENLFAAMERQTASLNDEKARTELNRGIKTNKDTYNQTLSKTSEAIGKLRTLHDEAKDVIKALEVAVALGEISGVNEGLKSIQDKVTVIMADLNESIKESKEMYEQKMGGV; this comes from the coding sequence ATGAAAAATATCAATATCAGCCTGATAATCACCGCAATTCTTTTGCCAAGCTTGCTTTTTGTAGGCTGTAAAGGCAAATCTCCTGAAGACCTTCCCAAGTATAAAAAACGTTTTCGGACACAAATTGCCAGTTTCGAAAACCAAAAAGAGAAAGCTGACGAAAGGGTGGAAGATGGAGTAAGTACCCTGACCGGAATCCAAAAAGCACTCGAAAATGCCAAGAATGTGGATGCCGAATTTGCCAAAGTCTATGGAAAATGGGAAAAGGTGGATAAAGAGGTAGAAGATCTCAATAAGGAATACGAAAAACTAAAATCTGATGCGGAAAACCTCTTCGCAGCCATGGAGCGACAAACCGCCAGTCTCAATGACGAGAAGGCGAGAACGGAATTAAACAGAGGAATAAAAACCAATAAGGATACCTATAATCAGACCCTGTCCAAGACTTCTGAAGCTATCGGAAAACTCCGGACCCTCCATGATGAGGCCAAGGATGTGATTAAGGCGCTGGAAGTAGCAGTAGCTTTGGGAGAGATTTCCGGAGTAAATGAAGGATTGAAAAGTATCCAGGACAAAGTCACAGTCATCATGGCTGACCTCAACGAAAGTATCAAAGAGAGTAAAGAAATGTATGAGCAAAAGATGGGCGGCGTCTAA
- a CDS encoding tetratricopeptide repeat protein — translation MSEEAKRPQKISNSSLQIIVVVLGLLVFAGVFFADKTNLNNKDELAVSAGGNATQVAASAELEKDSIIQPWVDSLNLRKGKEKLPYLDSIVVNLQARKKFALASDYAIQRIESDSSLSSLRKIADLSTEAVKMEKVQQDTSLFRRHADRRVDMLRRASLVEPENQEVLMNLGMALIESQKGQNSMQGILTIRKILEINPDNVDASYQLGLFSLQTGQFARAVQRFEKVLSLEEDNDNARYQLAYASAQIGEKEKARRLLDEIINRNANAQMVNLANSLKRSL, via the coding sequence ATGAGCGAAGAAGCAAAACGCCCCCAAAAAATCTCCAACTCTAGCTTACAAATTATAGTTGTCGTACTGGGATTACTGGTTTTTGCAGGGGTTTTCTTTGCTGACAAGACAAATCTGAATAATAAGGATGAACTGGCTGTAAGTGCCGGAGGAAATGCTACTCAAGTGGCTGCTTCGGCTGAATTAGAGAAAGATTCTATCATACAGCCCTGGGTAGATTCTTTGAATTTGAGAAAAGGCAAAGAAAAATTACCATATTTAGATTCAATTGTTGTAAATTTGCAAGCCAGAAAAAAGTTCGCTTTAGCTTCTGATTATGCTATTCAGCGGATTGAATCTGACAGTTCTTTATCAAGTTTGCGGAAAATAGCCGATCTGAGTACAGAGGCGGTGAAAATGGAAAAGGTGCAGCAGGATACCAGTCTTTTTAGGAGACACGCAGATCGCAGGGTAGATATGCTGAGACGAGCTTCCCTTGTGGAGCCCGAAAATCAGGAAGTCCTGATGAATTTGGGTATGGCTCTCATCGAATCCCAAAAAGGACAGAACAGTATGCAGGGAATTCTTACAATCCGAAAAATCCTTGAGATTAATCCGGATAATGTAGATGCCAGCTATCAACTGGGATTGTTTTCTTTACAAACCGGTCAATTTGCCCGGGCAGTCCAACGCTTTGAAAAGGTATTAAGCCTGGAAGAAGATAATGACAATGCCCGATATCAATTGGCATATGCTTCCGCACAAATTGGAGAAAAAGAAAAGGCGAGACGCCTGCTGGATGAAATCATCAATAGAAATGCAAATGCGCAGATGGTGAACCTGGCAAACTCGCTTAAGAGATCATTATAA
- a CDS encoding peptidoglycan-binding domain-containing protein has translation MKAVKYFYTLIMVLGVMNFSFAQNSSEEIPFDDLPPTPEFGKCFAKCKMPDRYEYVDKQELVKEASSKYEIIPAVYETRTERVLVKEASTRQIPVPAVYETVTEQVVVKEASTKVVEVPAVYRTASNREMVEAPRGEWVRKKKDQNCFSDNPEDCYILCWEEKPAVYRTVQKQVLVKAAETQTVDIPADYKTITKRVLKTPASVRTEEIPAEYKTVSKRVLVTPAQKREIVIPAVYKTSKEKRLISKGGYTEWTEILCAAKTTTTIVRDVQRALQGKGYNPGPVDGVMGVQTQAALRQYQKDKELPQGNLNLQTLQSLGVQG, from the coding sequence ATGAAAGCAGTGAAATATTTTTACACCTTGATCATGGTTTTGGGCGTCATGAACTTTTCCTTCGCACAAAACTCCAGTGAGGAGATTCCATTTGACGATCTTCCTCCAACTCCAGAATTTGGTAAGTGTTTTGCCAAATGTAAGATGCCTGATCGCTACGAATACGTAGACAAACAAGAACTGGTAAAGGAAGCCTCTTCAAAATATGAGATTATTCCTGCAGTTTATGAGACTCGCACCGAAAGAGTATTGGTGAAAGAGGCCTCGACTCGCCAGATTCCTGTCCCTGCAGTATATGAAACCGTGACTGAACAAGTAGTAGTTAAAGAAGCCTCAACCAAAGTAGTAGAAGTTCCTGCAGTATATCGTACAGCTTCGAATCGTGAAATGGTAGAAGCTCCCCGTGGTGAGTGGGTTCGCAAAAAGAAAGACCAAAACTGTTTTTCTGATAATCCAGAAGATTGCTACATCCTTTGTTGGGAAGAAAAGCCTGCTGTTTATCGCACGGTTCAAAAGCAAGTACTGGTGAAAGCGGCAGAAACACAGACCGTTGACATTCCTGCGGATTACAAAACTATCACCAAGCGCGTGCTTAAGACTCCTGCTTCGGTGAGAACGGAAGAAATTCCTGCTGAGTACAAAACAGTATCGAAGCGTGTATTGGTTACTCCGGCTCAGAAGCGCGAAATTGTAATCCCTGCGGTTTACAAAACTTCAAAAGAAAAAAGATTGATCTCCAAAGGTGGGTATACTGAGTGGACAGAGATTCTCTGTGCTGCCAAAACTACCACCACTATCGTAAGAGACGTTCAGCGTGCTCTTCAGGGAAAAGGATACAATCCTGGTCCTGTTGACGGAGTAATGGGTGTTCAAACTCAGGCTGCTCTTCGTCAGTACCAAAAAGACAAAGAACTACCTCAAGGAAACCTGAACCTACAGACGCTACAGTCTTTGGGAGTTCAGGGTTAA
- the mqnB gene encoding futalosine hydrolase, with amino-acid sequence MKILLVAATPPETAQIREQLGIEMKQSHIGSAHFDPYFIEVLHTGIGMVNTAFHLGKYFSQEKPDLAINLGIAGSFSRDFALGEVVEVVRDQFSELGAEDGEDFLDLKAMGFPLFEKGGKKYYNSLSNPHNSSLGLKKVSGITINTVHGNEQSIKKLLKRYEVVVESMEGAAFFQACLQEEVKFYAIRSISNYVERRDRSKWNIPLALSTVQNLLFQMFRESVL; translated from the coding sequence ATGAAAATACTCCTGGTTGCAGCCACACCACCTGAGACAGCACAAATTCGAGAGCAATTAGGGATCGAAATGAAGCAGAGCCATATCGGGTCTGCTCATTTCGATCCTTATTTTATTGAAGTTTTGCACACAGGTATCGGTATGGTAAATACCGCCTTTCATCTCGGAAAATACTTCAGCCAGGAAAAACCGGATCTCGCTATAAACCTGGGGATCGCTGGAAGCTTTAGCAGAGATTTTGCGCTGGGAGAAGTAGTAGAAGTCGTAAGGGATCAATTCAGTGAACTAGGTGCAGAAGATGGAGAGGACTTTCTCGATCTGAAAGCCATGGGATTCCCTCTGTTTGAAAAAGGAGGCAAAAAATACTACAACAGCCTTTCCAATCCTCATAATTCTTCTTTGGGATTGAAAAAAGTTTCGGGAATTACCATCAATACTGTCCACGGCAATGAACAGTCCATAAAAAAATTACTCAAGCGCTATGAAGTAGTGGTAGAAAGCATGGAAGGCGCTGCTTTTTTTCAGGCCTGCCTGCAGGAAGAAGTGAAATTTTATGCCATTAGAAGCATTTCAAACTACGTTGAACGCAGGGATCGATCAAAATGGAATATTCCCCTCGCCTTATCTACGGTACAGAACTTGCTGTTTCAGATGTTCAGGGAATCAGTCCTTTAA
- a CDS encoding HU family DNA-binding protein, translated as MTKADVIVEISQKTGIDKADVSASLEGFFTVVKHALASGENVYVRGFGSFIVKHRKEKIGRIISQNKSIVIPAHNVPSFKPAKVFVEKVKNSSM; from the coding sequence GTGACTAAGGCAGACGTAATTGTTGAGATCTCTCAAAAGACGGGTATAGACAAGGCAGATGTATCTGCATCCCTTGAGGGATTTTTTACTGTGGTAAAGCACGCCCTCGCCAGTGGAGAAAATGTCTATGTAAGAGGATTCGGTAGCTTTATAGTGAAGCATCGTAAAGAAAAAATTGGTCGAATTATCTCTCAGAACAAGTCCATCGTAATTCCTGCTCACAATGTACCTAGCTTTAAACCAGCAAAAGTATTTGTAGAGAAGGTGAAAAACTCTTCCATGTAG
- a CDS encoding carboxyl transferase domain-containing protein — translation MSAYAKDDLVFNSNEDHNLELLRKLNGKLQKIAQGGGERSVAKHKARGKMTARERIQALLDDKEAFLEIGALAADGMYEEYGGCPSAGVVTGIGRVSGKLCMIVANDATVKAGAWFPMAGKKNLRAQEISIENHLPIIYLVDSAGVFLPMQDEIFPDKENFGRIFRNNAVMSSMGIPQIAAIMGPCVAGGAYLPIMSDEALIVDGTGSVFLAGPFLVKSAIGEDVDIETLGGATTHSEISGVTDYKMPDDATCLETIRSLIAKQGEKPRAGYNRVKPISPKYPEKELLGILPSDRAKPYDMRKLIERMVDKDSMDEYKTDYGQSIICTYARIDGWAVGIVANQRKVLKSAKGEMKFGGVIYSDSADKAARFIMNCNQKLIPLVFLQDVTGFMVGSRSEHGGIIKDGAKMVNAVSNSVVPKFTFIIGNSYGAGNYAMCGKAYDPRLIFAWPSARIAVMGGAQAAKTLLQIEKASAKKKGEEISAEKEAEMLKVITDKYDAQTSPYYGAARLWVDGIIDPRRTREIISTGIEMASLNPDIPAFNPGVIQT, via the coding sequence ATGTCCGCATACGCAAAGGATGACCTTGTATTTAATAGCAATGAAGATCACAACCTCGAACTCCTGAGAAAGCTTAATGGAAAGCTTCAGAAAATTGCTCAGGGAGGAGGCGAACGTTCTGTTGCCAAACATAAGGCCAGAGGAAAAATGACTGCCCGTGAGCGTATTCAGGCACTGCTTGATGACAAGGAAGCTTTTCTCGAAATAGGAGCTTTAGCTGCAGATGGTATGTATGAGGAATACGGAGGTTGTCCATCTGCCGGAGTGGTAACGGGTATAGGCAGAGTGTCCGGAAAATTGTGCATGATCGTAGCCAATGATGCTACTGTAAAGGCCGGAGCCTGGTTTCCCATGGCTGGCAAAAAGAATCTTCGTGCCCAGGAAATTTCCATTGAGAATCATCTCCCCATCATTTATCTCGTAGATAGTGCTGGTGTTTTCCTACCCATGCAAGATGAGATTTTTCCAGATAAGGAAAACTTTGGAAGGATCTTCCGAAACAATGCTGTCATGAGCAGTATGGGAATCCCTCAAATAGCTGCAATCATGGGACCATGTGTTGCTGGAGGAGCCTATCTGCCAATCATGAGTGATGAAGCCCTGATCGTAGATGGAACGGGCTCTGTATTTCTGGCGGGTCCTTTCCTCGTAAAATCAGCCATTGGAGAAGATGTAGATATAGAAACCCTGGGAGGGGCAACCACCCATAGCGAAATCTCAGGAGTTACAGATTATAAAATGCCTGATGATGCGACTTGTCTGGAAACCATCCGTTCGCTGATTGCCAAACAAGGAGAAAAGCCCAGAGCAGGTTATAATCGGGTAAAGCCTATTTCCCCTAAATACCCAGAAAAAGAATTACTCGGTATCCTTCCCTCCGACCGCGCCAAACCCTATGATATGCGCAAACTGATAGAGCGTATGGTGGATAAGGATAGTATGGATGAATACAAAACCGATTATGGTCAGTCCATCATTTGTACCTATGCCCGAATTGATGGCTGGGCTGTAGGAATTGTCGCAAATCAGAGAAAAGTACTCAAATCTGCCAAAGGAGAAATGAAGTTTGGGGGGGTAATATATTCTGATTCGGCAGATAAGGCTGCCCGCTTTATCATGAACTGCAATCAGAAATTGATTCCTCTGGTTTTTCTACAAGATGTAACTGGTTTTATGGTAGGTTCCAGGTCCGAACATGGAGGGATCATCAAAGACGGGGCTAAAATGGTGAATGCTGTCTCTAATTCTGTTGTACCCAAGTTCACCTTCATAATAGGTAATTCCTATGGAGCTGGAAATTATGCCATGTGTGGAAAAGCGTATGATCCTCGCCTGATTTTTGCATGGCCATCAGCAAGGATCGCCGTAATGGGAGGGGCACAGGCAGCAAAAACACTCTTACAGATAGAAAAAGCATCAGCCAAGAAAAAAGGAGAAGAAATTTCGGCTGAAAAGGAAGCAGAGATGCTCAAAGTCATAACAGATAAGTATGATGCACAAACTTCCCCCTATTATGGTGCAGCCCGATTATGGGTGGATGGAATCATAGATCCCAGACGGACGAGAGAGATCATTTCGACCGGAATTGAGATGGCAAGTCTAAATCCTGACATTCCCGCATTTAATCCGGGAGTAATTCAAACTTGA